The proteins below are encoded in one region of Vulpes lagopus strain Blue_001 chromosome 10, ASM1834538v1, whole genome shotgun sequence:
- the RPAIN gene encoding RPA-interacting protein isoform X2, translating into MPPWPRILGVAPVRLRAGLAGGTAVPRTPRGRARGEPANYNSQGPARPRGARLPGGDACREMAEAPGSGRRSLYKAVGSPRWKDAFRQGCLERMRNSRDKLLNRYRQAGGSVSRRAQSTLLVQEVMEEEWHALQSMERCPEALSQLEELMDLAVLEEIQQELADQERSILTEYEQSLQFDEECLRVMLAEWEANALVCPVCTKYNLRVSGGVAMCPCGLYLSSQSPELTEQTLRGCLERSVNEHSTHCPHTPEFLVTDGTEENSSLLMSCVACDTWAVIH; encoded by the exons ATGCCACCGTGGCCACGCATCCTCGGGGTCGCCCCAGTCCGTCTCCGTGCGGGGCTGGCAGGTGGGACGGCCGTTCCCAGAACGCCCCGCGGGCGCGCGCGAGGAGAGCCCGCAAACTACAATTCCCAGGGTCCTGCGCGCCCTCGGGGGGCGCGGCTTCCTGGCGGCGACGCTTGCAGAGAGATGGCCGAGGCGCCGGGCTCCGGGCGCCGCTCGCTGTACAAGGCGGTGGGCTCGCCGCGGTGGAAGGACGCCTTCCGGCAG ggatgcctggagaGAATGAGAAACAGTCGGGACAAGCTGCTGAACAGATACCGTCAGGCTGGAGGCAGTGTGTCGAGGAGAGCTCAGAGCACCCTTCTGGTGCAAGAAGTGATGGAAGAAGAGTGGCATGCTCTGCAGTCCATGGAGCGCTGCCCGGAAGCCTTGAGTCAG CTGGAGGAGCTGATGGACCTGGCTGTGCTCGAGGAGATCCAGCAGGAGCTGGCTGACCAAG AACGGTCCATCCTCACTGAGTACGAGCAGAGCCTGCAGTTTGATGAAGAGTGTCTGCGTGTCATGCTGGCCGAGTGGGAGGCAAATGCTCTCGTGTGTCCCGTGTGCACAAA GTACAATCTGAGGGTATCAGGTGGCGTGGCCATGTGTCCGTGTGGCCTCTACCTCTCTTCCCAG TCTCCAGAACTGACTGAGCAGACGCTTCGTGGCTGCTTGGAGCGCAGCGTGAATGAGCACAGCACACACTGTCCCCACACGCCTGAGTTTTTGGTCACAGATGGGACAGAAGAAAATTCCAGTCTCCTCATGAGCTGCGTG GCTTGTGACACTTGGGCGGTAATCCACTAG
- the LOC121500431 gene encoding complement component 1 Q subcomponent-binding protein, mitochondrial, translating into MLPLLRRVPRALGSAVAGLRAAPALPPPTLLRPAPRPCVRPFGLLPVRAGLLRSRRPCGCGCGCGGLHTQGDKAFVEFLNDEIKEEKKIQKHKSLPKMSGGWELDMNGTEAKLVRKVAGEKITVTFNINNSIPPTFEGEEEPAQGQKADEQEPELTSTPNFVVEVIKDGGKRALVLDCHYPEDEVGQEEEDESDIFSIREVSFQAVGESEWKDTNYTLNTDSLDWALYDHLMDFLADRGVDNTFADELVELSTALEHQEYITFLEDLKGFVKSQ; encoded by the exons ATGCTACCGCTGCTGCGCCGAGTGccccgcgccctgggctccgCGGTCGCCGGGctccgcgccgcccccgccctgccGCCTCCGACCCTGCTGCGGCCCGCGCCCCGGCCGTGCGTGCGGCCCTTCGGGCTGCTCCCCGTGCGCGCGGGCCTCCTGCGCTCCCGCAGGccctgcggctgcggctgcggctgcggcgggCTGCACACCCAGG GGGACAAAGCTTTCGTCGAGTTCCTGAATGATGAGattaaggaggaaaagaaaatacagaagcacAAGTCCCTCCCCAAAATGTCTGGGGGCTGGGAGCTAGACATGAATGGGACGGAGGCCAAGTTAGTGCGGAAAGTAGCTGGAGAAAA GATCACCGTCACTTTCAACATCAACAATAGCATCCCGCCGACGtttgagggggaggaggagccggcCCAGGGGCAGAAGGCGGATGAGCAGGAG CCTGAACTGACATCCACTCCCAACTTCGTGGTGGAAGTCATCAAGGATGGTGGCAAGAGGGCCCTGGTCCTGGACTGTCACTACCCGGAAGACGAG GTGGggcaagaggaggaggatgagagTGACATCTTCTCCATCAGGGAGGTGAGCTTCCAGGCCGTGGGCGAGTCGGAGTGGAAGGACACAAATTACACGCTCAACACCGACTCCCTGGACTGG GCCCTGTATGACCATCTGATGGACTTCCTGGCCGACCGGGGGGTGGATAACACCTTTGCGGATGAGCTGGTGGAGCTCAGCACAGCCCTGGAGCATCAAGAATACATCACTTTCCTTGAGGATCTCAAAGGTTTTGTCAAGAGCCAGTAG
- the RPAIN gene encoding RPA-interacting protein isoform X1: protein MPPWPRILGVAPVRLRAGLAGGTAVPRTPRGRARGEPANYNSQGPARPRGARLPGGDACREMAEAPGSGRRSLYKAVGSPRWKDAFRQVGVGSGEPWLGRRHCPDPPGQPPERQGCLERMRNSRDKLLNRYRQAGGSVSRRAQSTLLVQEVMEEEWHALQSMERCPEALSQLEELMDLAVLEEIQQELADQERSILTEYEQSLQFDEECLRVMLAEWEANALVCPVCTKYNLRVSGGVAMCPCGLYLSSQSPELTEQTLRGCLERSVNEHSTHCPHTPEFLVTDGTEENSSLLMSCVACDTWAVIH, encoded by the exons ATGCCACCGTGGCCACGCATCCTCGGGGTCGCCCCAGTCCGTCTCCGTGCGGGGCTGGCAGGTGGGACGGCCGTTCCCAGAACGCCCCGCGGGCGCGCGCGAGGAGAGCCCGCAAACTACAATTCCCAGGGTCCTGCGCGCCCTCGGGGGGCGCGGCTTCCTGGCGGCGACGCTTGCAGAGAGATGGCCGAGGCGCCGGGCTCCGGGCGCCGCTCGCTGTACAAGGCGGTGGGCTCGCCGCGGTGGAAGGACGCCTTCCGGCAGGTGGGCGTGGGCTCCGGGGAGCCTTGGCTGGGCCGCCGTCACTGCCCTGATCCGCCCGGGCAGCCGCCGGAGAGGCAG ggatgcctggagaGAATGAGAAACAGTCGGGACAAGCTGCTGAACAGATACCGTCAGGCTGGAGGCAGTGTGTCGAGGAGAGCTCAGAGCACCCTTCTGGTGCAAGAAGTGATGGAAGAAGAGTGGCATGCTCTGCAGTCCATGGAGCGCTGCCCGGAAGCCTTGAGTCAG CTGGAGGAGCTGATGGACCTGGCTGTGCTCGAGGAGATCCAGCAGGAGCTGGCTGACCAAG AACGGTCCATCCTCACTGAGTACGAGCAGAGCCTGCAGTTTGATGAAGAGTGTCTGCGTGTCATGCTGGCCGAGTGGGAGGCAAATGCTCTCGTGTGTCCCGTGTGCACAAA GTACAATCTGAGGGTATCAGGTGGCGTGGCCATGTGTCCGTGTGGCCTCTACCTCTCTTCCCAG TCTCCAGAACTGACTGAGCAGACGCTTCGTGGCTGCTTGGAGCGCAGCGTGAATGAGCACAGCACACACTGTCCCCACACGCCTGAGTTTTTGGTCACAGATGGGACAGAAGAAAATTCCAGTCTCCTCATGAGCTGCGTG GCTTGTGACACTTGGGCGGTAATCCACTAG